CCAAGACCCGGTTTCTGGCGACCGCCAGCCACGACTTGCGCCAGCCCATCCACGCGCTGGGCCTGTTTTTCGCCAACCTGGCGGATCGGGTCCGCAATGCCGAGACCGAGCCCTTGATCGGGCAGATCGAGGAGTCCATCGCCGCCATCGACGGTATGCTCAACGCCTTGCTGGATATTTCCAAACTGGACGCCGGGGTGATCCGCCCGCATATCGGGCCCGTGGCGGTGGCCGAACTGTTCAAACGGCTAGATGCCGAATATCAGCCGCTGGCGCGGGAAACCGCCAACAGCTTGCGGGTGCGGCTCAGCCGGGCCATCGTCCAGACCGATCTGGCGATGCTGGAACGCATCTTGCGAAATTTGCTGGCCAACGCCTTGCGCTATACCAGCAACGGCCGCGTCCTGGTCGGCGCCCGCTGCCGCGCCGGCCAGCTGCGGATCGAAGTGCACGATACCGGCTCCGGCATTCCGGCGGACCAGCTGGAAGCGATCTTTTGGGAGTTCCACCAGTTGGGCAACCCGGAGCGCGACCGCCATCAGGGCTTGGGTTTGGGCTTGGGTTTGGCCATCGTCAAGCGCTTGGCCGCGCTGCTGGGCTATCCCATCACCGTCCGCTCGCGGCTGGGGCGGGGGTCCTGTTTTACCATCGCGCCGCCGCTTGCCGAGCGCTCCGCCTGTTACCCCTCGCCCGCGTCGGCGGCGGTTCCCGGCCGCGAGTTGCAGGGACGACGGGTGCTGGTGCTGGACGACGACAGCCCGGTATTGGAAGCGATGAGCGGACTGCTGGGGCGGTGGGGTTGCGCCGTCATCAAGGCGCTTTCGCTGGTCGAGGCCCAAAACCAGCTTGAAAGCCAAGCGCCGCCCGAACTGTTGGTGGTGGATTATCGCTTGCGCGGCGAAGTCTCCGGGCTGGAAGCGGTGGCGGTCTTGCAAAAGAACCTGCGCCGCTACGTGCCGACGTTAATCATCACCGGGGATACCGACCCCGAACACCTGCGCGAAGCGGAGGCGAGCGGCTATCCCCTGCTGCACAAACCGGTGCAACCCGCCAAGCTGCGCTCGGCCGTGCGCCATCTGATCCGCGCCAACGAGCGTGAATGATCGAAGGCACTGGGGTTGTGGCGTCGCCTTCAATCCGGTTTGGCCGCGGCGGCCAGCAAACCCAGCCGGGTGGCTTCAAGGACCGCTTGGGTTCGGTTGGCGGCTTTAAGCGCCCGCATGACGGCGGTGACGTGCAGCTTGACCGTCCCTTCCGCCACATGCAGGTGCTTGCAGATGCTCTTGTTGGATAAGCCCTGAGCCATCAGGCGCAAGACCTCCAGTTGCCGGGGGGTCAGCCCGTCGAAGCGGGCTTCTTCGGAAACGGAAGTTGGGTCGGGAGATCGGGCCGGTAGCGCGCGGGCGGCCGTGGTCTCGGGGCCGCCCGCTCCGGCGGCGGGGTCGACCGTTGCGTCCGGCGCGGTTGCCACGGTTTCCAGAACCGCCAGCAAGGCGGGTGGAATGTAGATCTCGCCGGCCATCACCAGACGCAGGGCCGAGACCATCTCGTGGCTGCTGCACGATTTTGGGATGTAGCCCATCGCCCCGGTTTTGAGCGCT
The Candidatus Competibacteraceae bacterium DNA segment above includes these coding regions:
- a CDS encoding PAS-domain containing protein, which translates into the protein MNPGDRVTQAEIQAELIGTLFRSIPVAIAVHVVSSTVLVFMLWDKAARDRLSVWLAVLYGLAAVRWLLMRAYQRRRPAVEAIPPWGRAAAALSWAFGLAWGAVPVLFLDPAQPLNLIIITVMLVVLNAQALMAVVSYPPAYLASALTLLSLAAVLILRAGAAGADVALLVSLNLAASLFYARNVYKTLNRSLQLRFENAALRRETEEKSALLETTLQNIQQGISLIDHEGRLRMWNRQWLNLLDLDERSPHAGQSFSAVLNAADPPLALPSTGQLEYRRADGAIIEIRQSALTDGSQIFTYTDISELKRREEILNTARQGAEQANAAKTRFLATASHDLRQPIHALGLFFANLADRVRNAETEPLIGQIEESIAAIDGMLNALLDISKLDAGVIRPHIGPVAVAELFKRLDAEYQPLARETANSLRVRLSRAIVQTDLAMLERILRNLLANALRYTSNGRVLVGARCRAGQLRIEVHDTGSGIPADQLEAIFWEFHQLGNPERDRHQGLGLGLGLAIVKRLAALLGYPITVRSRLGRGSCFTIAPPLAERSACYPSPASAAVPGRELQGRRVLVLDDDSPVLEAMSGLLGRWGCAVIKALSLVEAQNQLESQAPPELLVVDYRLRGEVSGLEAVAVLQKNLRRYVPTLIITGDTDPEHLREAEASGYPLLHKPVQPAKLRSAVRHLIRANERE
- a CDS encoding response regulator transcription factor, coding for MRILLVDDHTLFREALLHVLKQFDSTAVVIEAATAQEAMRMAAHYHDLDLILLDLALPGASGLAALPELRELRPTVPLVILSASEEPLAVRQALKTGAMGYIPKSCSSHEMVSALRLVMAGEIYIPPALLAVLETVATAPDATVDPAAGAGGPETTAARALPARSPDPTSVSEEARFDGLTPRQLEVLRLMAQGLSNKSICKHLHVAEGTVKLHVTAVMRALKAANRTQAVLEATRLGLLAAAAKPD